A single window of Phycisphaerae bacterium DNA harbors:
- a CDS encoding PTS transporter subunit EIIA → MKLRVRDAAELLGVSEKTIYRWVAQRKLPVHRVSEQYRFNRAELLEWATSEQIPVSPKLLEEPEDAFIPSLEDALRTGGIHYRVEGRDRASALRSVVEMLPLPEEVDREFLLQVLLARESIGSTGIGEGIAIPHVRNPVTLHVSRPLVALSFLENNIDFQAIDGKPVHTLFTIVSPTIKAHLNLLSKLAYGLRASPFAEAVARKASRDELYAAARGLELTVAASAGSGEGQV, encoded by the coding sequence GTGAAACTACGCGTCAGAGATGCCGCCGAGCTCCTTGGGGTCTCGGAAAAGACCATCTACCGATGGGTTGCCCAGCGGAAGCTGCCGGTCCACCGCGTCAGCGAGCAGTACCGGTTCAACCGGGCCGAGCTTCTGGAGTGGGCGACCTCCGAGCAAATCCCGGTCTCGCCGAAACTCCTTGAGGAGCCTGAGGATGCGTTCATCCCGTCGCTGGAGGACGCCCTGCGGACCGGCGGCATTCACTACCGCGTCGAAGGCCGCGACCGGGCCAGCGCCCTGCGGAGCGTGGTCGAGATGCTTCCGCTTCCCGAAGAGGTCGACCGGGAGTTCCTGCTGCAGGTCCTGCTGGCCAGGGAGTCGATCGGGTCGACCGGGATCGGCGAGGGCATCGCGATTCCGCATGTGCGCAACCCGGTGACGCTGCACGTCTCCCGGCCGCTGGTGGCGCTGAGTTTCCTCGAAAACAACATCGACTTCCAAGCGATCGACGGCAAGCCCGTCCACACGCTTTTCACCATTGTCAGTCCGACCATCAAGGCCCATCTGAACCTGCTGTCGAAGCTGGCCTACGGCCTGCGTGCCTCGCCTTTTGCCGAGGCGGTGGCCCGCAAGGCCTCGCGCGATGAGCTGTACGCGGCGGCAAGGGGGTTGGAGCTGACGGTCGCTGCATCGGCCGGGTCCGGAGAGGGGCAGGTGTAG